One segment of Candidatus Gorgyraea atricola DNA contains the following:
- a CDS encoding PilZ domain-containing protein has translation MAQERRSFNRTVLSAALRYQQKGSQRFGNSVCRDISKSGIGFASDEFFPVATNLVFEFQHPQTNQFIKAAGEIAWISSQPHSERYSVGARFFGPPVAI, from the coding sequence ATGGCACAGGAAAGAAGATCATTTAATCGAACAGTATTATCAGCGGCATTGCGCTACCAGCAAAAGGGTTCGCAAAGATTCGGTAATTCTGTCTGCCGGGATATAAGCAAAAGCGGTATCGGATTTGCATCAGATGAATTTTTCCCTGTTGCTACAAATCTTGTCTTCGAGTTTCAGCATCCCCAAACAAACCAATTCATAAAGGCAGCAGGGGAGATCGCCTGGATCTCCAGCCAGCCGCACTCTGAGAGATATTCCGTGGGCGCAAGATTTTTCGGCCCGCCAGTAGCTATCTAA
- a CDS encoding PilZ domain-containing protein, producing the protein MWSGINRRKFPRAKYPCKITVKKKDHPDSVSAITENIGIGGICAMLPKDLGIFAPVEIQLDLLDAQPVIECDGTIVWIVSNKEDKTKAFDTGVEFTTINRKDAERINFIVEKVLQE; encoded by the coding sequence ATGTGGAGTGGAATCAATAGAAGAAAGTTTCCCAGGGCAAAATACCCGTGCAAGATCACTGTAAAAAAGAAGGATCACCCTGATAGTGTATCCGCCATCACTGAAAACATCGGTATAGGCGGCATATGCGCAATGCTTCCCAAGGACCTGGGGATATTCGCGCCTGTTGAGATACAATTGGATCTTCTCGATGCCCAGCCTGTAATAGAGTGTGATGGTACGATCGTGTGGATAGTCTCGAACAAGGAAGACAAAACCAAGGCTTTTGATACAGGTGTTGAATTTACAACCATAAATAGAAAAGACGCTGAGAGAATAAACTTTATCGTGGAAAAGGTCTTACAGGAATAA
- a CDS encoding XrtA-associated ATPase, protein MYLDFYGLKEKPFSVTSDPNFLYLSRKHQEAISHMQYGIEERMGFLEITGEIGTGKTTLCKGLLNTLDEHTKTAFILNSNLSEIQLLQAIVQDFGIQLKNKQKITMLNELNRFLLEQLKMKNNAVLIIDEAQNLKPAMLEQIRLLSNLETEKEKLLQIILVGQPELKEKLASRELAQLRQRIAIRYHISPLGRDEVEGYINHRLKVAGSESNDFFKDKAMDEIFKFSRGVPRLINILCDKTLLAGYVREKKAIDSAMVKKSAKEIEGIFE, encoded by the coding sequence ATGTACTTGGACTTCTATGGATTAAAAGAAAAACCGTTTAGCGTAACATCAGATCCTAATTTCCTCTATCTCAGCAGGAAGCACCAGGAGGCTATCTCGCACATGCAATACGGGATCGAGGAGCGCATGGGTTTTCTGGAGATCACTGGAGAGATAGGCACAGGAAAAACTACCCTGTGTAAAGGTCTTCTGAATACACTTGATGAGCACACCAAGACCGCCTTTATACTCAATTCCAATCTTTCAGAGATCCAGCTCCTGCAGGCGATCGTTCAGGATTTCGGGATCCAGCTAAAGAATAAGCAAAAGATCACCATGCTCAACGAGCTCAATAGATTCCTGCTCGAGCAGCTAAAGATGAAGAATAACGCTGTACTCATAATAGATGAGGCGCAGAATCTAAAGCCAGCTATGCTTGAACAGATCCGGCTTCTCTCAAACCTTGAGACTGAAAAAGAAAAACTGCTTCAGATCATTCTGGTAGGCCAGCCTGAGTTAAAAGAAAAACTTGCCTCCAGGGAATTGGCACAGCTGCGACAAAGAATAGCCATCAGGTATCATATCTCTCCTCTTGGCAGAGACGAGGTCGAAGGATATATAAATCACAGGCTGAAGGTGGCTGGCTCCGAGAGCAATGATTTCTTTAAAGATAAGGCGATGGATGAGATCTTTAAGTTTTCCAGGGGCGTGCCTAGATTGATAAACATACTATGTGATAAAACTCTTTTAGCAGGATATGTAAGAGAGAAAAAAGCCATAGACAGCGCTATGGTAAAAAAATCCGCGAAGGAAATTGAGGGCATATTCGAGTGA
- the rnc gene encoding ribonuclease III: MILKKDKTRLKKLKDLERSIGYRFRNKELLNQALTHKSFANEKSKLKLEDNERLEFLGDSVLGIVMSRLLYEDFPDQDEGVLTRYKSQLVSGSTLGRIAKHLHLGDFILLGKGEEASGGRKHTSNILCALEALIGAIYLDGDIKPASKFIKKVFYSEIQLVREGKGSKDYKSALQQIALKRFKATPSYKIISEIGPDHKKHFIVEALIQGKRYGIGSGPNKKTAEQSSAKEALTTIEETD, encoded by the coding sequence ATGATTCTAAAAAAAGACAAGACCCGCTTGAAAAAACTTAAAGACCTGGAACGATCCATTGGTTACCGCTTTAGAAATAAAGAGCTTTTGAACCAGGCCCTGACCCATAAATCTTTTGCGAACGAAAAATCTAAATTAAAATTAGAGGATAATGAAAGACTCGAGTTTTTAGGCGACTCTGTGCTGGGCATAGTCATGAGCAGGCTGCTTTACGAGGATTTTCCTGACCAGGATGAAGGGGTTCTCACGCGCTATAAGTCTCAGCTGGTAAGCGGCTCCACGCTTGGCCGCATAGCAAAGCATCTTCACTTAGGCGATTTTATTCTCCTGGGAAAAGGAGAAGAGGCCTCTGGCGGAAGAAAGCACACATCGAATATTTTGTGCGCATTAGAAGCATTAATAGGCGCTATTTACCTGGACGGGGACATAAAACCAGCTTCTAAATTTATAAAAAAGGTCTTTTATTCAGAGATCCAGCTTGTAAGAGAGGGAAAAGGTTCGAAGGATTACAAGTCCGCGCTCCAGCAGATCGCGTTAAAGAGATTTAAGGCTACACCTTCCTATAAGATCATCTCAGAAATAGGCCCGGACCACAAGAAGCATTTCATTGTAGAAGCCCTTATACAAGGCAAACGCTACGGCATAGGTTCCGGCCCCAACAAAAAAACCGCAGAACAATCCTCAGCCAAAGAAGCCCTTACCACAATCGAAGAGACGGATTAG
- the aroB gene encoding 3-dehydroquinate synthase, which produces MKKIRVNLGKRSYDIKVSRNEIADLGKHLKRLKIGTDAVIITNPVIKRLLGKKIQASLSLSGFNVRFSVVPDSEKSKSEKYCISLLNRLSKFDGSSRRMFIVALGGGVIGDLAGFVASIYRRGIPYIQVPTTLLAQVDSAIGGKVAIDLSVGKNLAGAFYQPRLVFSDAALLKTLPKKDLISGLGEVVKYGIIKSPQLFSFLEKNYKKVLGRDKKSLEYIIYTCSLIKARVVEKDEHDNKGIRVILNLGHTIGHAIETAAHYGKSYSHGQAIALGTIAASHIARELGLLDEGSFLRIKNLIKKIGLPVTLKGLDIKAIFKAQEHDKKFIHGKNRFVLPVNIGKTVVKENIPKSVILNSIKSLL; this is translated from the coding sequence ATGAAAAAAATACGCGTAAATCTCGGTAAAAGAAGCTATGACATAAAGGTTTCTCGCAATGAAATCGCTGATCTTGGCAAACACCTGAAGAGATTAAAGATCGGCACTGATGCTGTAATAATTACCAATCCTGTTATAAAAAGGCTTTTAGGTAAAAAGATACAAGCATCTCTTTCTTTATCTGGTTTTAACGTCAGATTCTCGGTTGTGCCAGACAGCGAAAAATCCAAATCAGAGAAATATTGTATCAGTCTCCTTAACAGGCTTTCTAAATTCGATGGCTCCAGTCGCAGGATGTTTATTGTTGCTTTAGGCGGTGGCGTGATAGGAGACCTGGCAGGTTTTGTCGCGAGTATTTATAGGCGCGGCATTCCTTACATTCAGGTCCCGACAACGCTCCTTGCTCAAGTAGATTCTGCAATAGGGGGCAAGGTAGCCATAGATCTAAGCGTAGGCAAGAATCTTGCAGGTGCGTTTTACCAGCCGCGACTTGTTTTTAGTGACGCAGCTTTATTAAAGACTCTACCTAAAAAAGATCTGATATCCGGATTAGGAGAGGTCGTTAAATATGGTATCATCAAATCACCGCAGCTATTCAGTTTTCTTGAAAAAAATTACAAAAAGGTATTGGGTCGTGACAAAAAGTCACTGGAATACATAATCTACACGTGTAGTTTAATAAAGGCTCGCGTGGTGGAAAAGGACGAACATGATAATAAAGGCATACGCGTAATACTCAATCTCGGCCACACAATAGGCCATGCTATTGAAACAGCCGCGCATTATGGTAAATCATATAGCCATGGCCAGGCAATAGCGCTTGGCACTATTGCCGCGTCGCATATAGCTAGGGAATTGGGGCTATTGGATGAGGGAAGCTTTCTGCGGATAAAGAACCTGATAAAAAAGATAGGCTTGCCAGTTACCCTAAAGGGCCTGGATATAAAAGCTATATTTAAGGCGCAGGAACATGATAAAAAATTCATCCACGGAAAAAATAGATTCGTACTTCCTGTAAATATAGGAAAGACTGTGGTAAAGGAAAACATACCTAAGTCAGTTATACTAAATTCCATCAAGAGCCTGCTGTAA
- a CDS encoding site-2 protease family protein: protein MRFLITLSIFFLAVIIHEYAHGWVAWKLGDSTAKNAGRLTLNPVAHIDPIGTIFLPLVLLATHAPIVFGWAKPVPVDFHRLNNPKKDMVWVGLAGPAANMLFAIVLSFILKISNLTLAGSPLFISILNSVILINLVLAVFNLLPIPPLDGSRVAMGLLPRDMAIKYAKLEPYGFMIIFGMLWLGIIGGVIWPIVMFLARLLGVET, encoded by the coding sequence ATGAGATTTTTAATAACACTCTCGATATTCTTTCTTGCTGTAATAATCCACGAGTACGCGCATGGCTGGGTCGCATGGAAATTAGGCGATTCTACTGCAAAGAATGCAGGCAGGCTCACGCTCAATCCTGTGGCCCACATAGACCCCATAGGCACGATTTTTCTTCCTCTAGTACTTCTAGCAACTCATGCGCCTATTGTGTTTGGCTGGGCAAAACCAGTTCCTGTTGATTTCCATAGATTAAACAACCCTAAAAAAGACATGGTATGGGTAGGTCTGGCAGGACCCGCGGCAAATATGCTGTTTGCGATCGTCCTATCTTTTATACTAAAGATCTCGAATTTGACTCTGGCAGGAAGCCCTTTATTTATATCGATCCTAAACTCTGTCATACTTATAAATCTGGTACTTGCGGTATTTAATCTATTACCCATACCTCCGCTGGATGGTTCCAGGGTTGCCATGGGGCTTTTGCCAAGAGATATGGCTATTAAATACGCAAAGCTCGAACCGTATGGATTCATGATTATATTCGGAATGCTCTGGCTGGGCATAATAGGTGGGGTGATCTGGCCTATTGTTATGTTCCTGGCCCGATTATTGGGTGTGGAGACATGA
- a CDS encoding SH3 domain-containing protein, with translation MKILAVTFCVVLFACGVSFSLEEEALSKIGFAKSDGANVRAGDNVNYEILGKLKKGDPVKIIDKRYSWFKVVLPETAHLYIKNDYVDIIDKKGVGEVLSLSKGEVNATRVNLRAGPGTKYSILGQASKPQELQIVSEKDDWYEVKPPEKTTGWIHASQVMFNLELVKPEVGEVKKEASPERPIRQTQGRPEQEKRVEGRSRGIKGTFSKGIILERKAPEPKGNLTFSTQSQ, from the coding sequence ATGAAGATACTTGCTGTAACATTTTGCGTTGTATTGTTTGCATGTGGGGTTTCTTTCTCGCTTGAGGAAGAGGCATTGTCTAAGATAGGCTTTGCAAAGAGCGATGGGGCCAATGTAAGGGCAGGGGATAATGTGAATTATGAGATCCTGGGTAAATTAAAAAAGGGTGACCCTGTTAAGATCATTGATAAGCGTTATAGTTGGTTCAAGGTCGTGCTGCCAGAAACAGCGCATCTTTATATCAAAAATGATTATGTGGATATCATCGATAAAAAAGGAGTGGGCGAAGTCCTGAGCTTGTCGAAGGGCGAAGTTAATGCCACGCGCGTAAATCTCAGGGCAGGCCCTGGAACAAAGTATTCCATACTCGGCCAGGCCTCGAAGCCGCAGGAACTTCAGATCGTATCGGAAAAGGATGATTGGTATGAGGTAAAGCCGCCTGAGAAAACAACAGGCTGGATACATGCCAGTCAAGTCATGTTCAATCTGGAACTAGTAAAACCTGAGGTAGGAGAGGTAAAAAAAGAAGCGAGTCCCGAGCGACCCATTCGACAAACTCAGGGTCGTCCTGAGCAAGAGAAGCGCGTCGAAGGACGCAGTCGAGGGATAAAGGGAACTTTCTCTAAAGGTATTATACTAGAGCGTAAGGCGCCTGAGCCAAAAGGCAACCTGACATTCTCAACGCAGAGCCAATGA
- a CDS encoding small basic protein, translating to MSQHPSLKTSKAGKRHRTVLKRFEKFFALKEKGIIKDEDSIFGLPKLKIVRTKIKKEKAEEKPEEGQVAAEGAVPAPGAGAKKEPEAKGKKEDKKDKK from the coding sequence ATGTCACAGCATCCAAGTTTAAAGACTTCTAAGGCAGGGAAAAGACACAGGACAGTCTTAAAGAGGTTCGAAAAGTTCTTTGCGCTAAAAGAAAAAGGCATCATAAAAGATGAGGACTCTATCTTTGGTTTACCTAAACTAAAGATAGTAAGGACCAAGATAAAGAAGGAAAAGGCGGAAGAAAAGCCCGAGGAAGGCCAGGTAGCTGCTGAAGGCGCAGTTCCAGCACCAGGCGCAGGCGCCAAGAAAGAACCCGAGGCAAAAGGAAAGAAAGAAGACAAGAAAGACAAAAAATAA
- a CDS encoding SPOR domain-containing protein, with translation MSARSQDRQERDLFGQSQISDRKIRKKTKILLPNLKKSLTLSYEHVIFVAIGLAMACIICFSLGVEKGRRDTAGTRDPIRKSKISYGAGKGQGTRKIALSSQLSAISQKTPSPKPQVEDKYILQLAAFKARGAAEQGREKLRIQGYKADIKKSGDYYQLYIGGFSEKKHAEQLEKKLKETYKDCYVKKGE, from the coding sequence ATGAGCGCGAGATCTCAAGATAGGCAAGAGAGGGACTTATTTGGCCAGTCGCAGATATCTGACAGGAAGATAAGGAAAAAGACAAAGATCCTGCTGCCTAATTTAAAAAAAAGCCTGACACTTTCTTATGAGCATGTGATATTTGTCGCGATAGGACTTGCGATGGCATGCATAATATGTTTCTCGTTGGGAGTTGAGAAGGGAAGGCGAGATACGGCAGGGACAAGAGACCCCATACGAAAATCAAAGATTTCGTACGGGGCAGGCAAGGGACAAGGGACAAGAAAGATAGCCCTCAGCTCTCAGCTATCAGCTATCAGTCAAAAGACGCCTAGCCCTAAGCCTCAGGTAGAAGATAAATATATTCTTCAGTTGGCGGCTTTTAAGGCGAGGGGCGCTGCGGAGCAGGGACGAGAAAAACTGCGAATACAAGGGTACAAGGCTGATATTAAGAAATCAGGAGATTATTATCAGCTTTACATAGGCGGTTTCAGTGAGAAAAAACACGCGGAGCAACTGGAAAAGAAGCTAAAAGAGACATACAAAGATTGTTATGTCAAAAAGGGGGAATAA
- a CDS encoding HD domain-containing phosphohydrolase, protein MNESNGKEKKEFLLRFCGSSAIQLFKEAFSDIVGRKVDCLFFDSEYAPLETKKRYRKKIPNSLKDIKPGLLKEIKVFKGSRGKPCLSIPIMQGQNIYGFVVVLNLRREPDKKELAVMKLFIGLALKDFQKEGELRKLYDTIRPRAIALSTIHTVHRLLTSTLDMHELIERIARLTLQVMRSKYCSIMLLDASKNYLTPKAVIDLKFNTGSMRKKYRKIKIGSGAIGKVAKTGKADLSRDCVCVPLVEEDIIGIICAKNKTNNTPFTKFDMEILLTLAEQAVIAIRNAQMYEEQKKMAYGSIKSLAALLDAKSPHTYTHSEKFVKIVLALAEEMRLSREEITNLRYAALLPDTGKFSIPDEILRKRGGLSRKEFSIVKKQHLESLKILRPLEFLKPAMPTIMYHHERYDGTGYPEGLKGKDIPVGARIMAVADAFEAMVSRKKGMLQAIKELEKNKNTQFDPDAVRAFISLSKKSDFKKLL, encoded by the coding sequence ATGAACGAGTCTAACGGAAAAGAAAAAAAGGAATTTCTCTTAAGATTCTGCGGCTCTAGCGCTATACAGCTGTTTAAAGAGGCGTTTTCTGACATAGTGGGCAGGAAAGTAGACTGTCTCTTCTTTGATTCTGAATACGCGCCTCTTGAAACCAAAAAACGATACAGGAAAAAAATTCCAAATAGCCTGAAAGACATAAAGCCTGGTCTCTTAAAAGAGATAAAGGTCTTTAAGGGTTCGCGAGGCAAGCCCTGCCTTTCTATCCCTATAATGCAGGGACAGAATATCTACGGGTTTGTTGTTGTCCTAAATCTGCGACGGGAGCCTGACAAAAAAGAACTCGCTGTTATGAAACTCTTCATAGGCCTTGCCCTCAAGGATTTCCAGAAAGAAGGGGAGCTCAGAAAGCTTTACGATACAATAAGGCCGAGGGCCATAGCACTATCCACCATACATACCGTACACAGGCTTCTTACATCAACTCTTGATATGCATGAATTAATAGAAAGGATAGCGAGGCTCACGCTTCAGGTGATGAGATCTAAATATTGCTCAATAATGCTTTTGGATGCTTCAAAAAACTACCTGACGCCAAAGGCGGTCATAGATCTGAAGTTCAATACAGGCAGCATGCGTAAAAAATATAGAAAAATAAAAATAGGCTCTGGCGCAATAGGTAAGGTGGCCAAGACAGGCAAGGCTGATTTGTCGCGCGACTGCGTATGCGTTCCTCTTGTTGAGGAAGACATAATCGGCATCATCTGCGCAAAGAACAAGACCAACAACACACCTTTTACTAAATTTGATATGGAGATACTGCTTACTTTAGCGGAACAGGCAGTGATAGCTATTAGAAATGCCCAGATGTATGAAGAGCAGAAAAAGATGGCCTATGGCAGTATTAAGTCTCTCGCAGCGCTTTTGGACGCGAAATCCCCGCACACGTACACGCATTCTGAAAAGTTTGTAAAAATAGTGCTGGCGCTTGCGGAAGAAATGAGACTCTCCAGGGAAGAGATCACTAACCTGCGATATGCGGCGCTCCTGCCAGATACAGGGAAATTCAGCATACCAGATGAGATACTGAGAAAACGCGGCGGGCTCTCGAGAAAGGAATTCAGTATAGTAAAGAAACAACATCTTGAAAGTCTGAAGATACTAAGGCCCCTGGAGTTCTTAAAGCCTGCCATGCCCACGATAATGTATCATCATGAGAGATATGACGGCACAGGATATCCTGAAGGATTAAAGGGTAAGGATATTCCTGTAGGCGCAAGGATCATGGCAGTCGCGGATGCCTTTGAGGCAATGGTGTCCAGGAAGAAAGGCATGTTACAGGCCATAAAAGAACTTGAAAAAAATAAAAATACCCAGTTTGATCCTGATGCAGTAAGAGCCTTTATATCATTATCAAAAAAATCTGACTTCAAGAAACTCCTTTAG
- a CDS encoding deoxyguanosinetriphosphate triphosphohydrolase → MLTRKDIEQREKVILAPYAMQSKNTKGRKHSEKKPPYRSCYQRDRDRIVHSIAFRKLEYKTQVFVNHEGDYYRTRLTHTLEVSQIARSIARELALNEDLVEAIALAHDIGHPPFGHAGEDTLSLLMKDNGGFDHNLQGLRVVDELEQRYPDFPGLNLSWEVREGINKHTTLFDRAERLAELEPEKSATLETQVVDVADEIAYDNHDIDDGIASGLIEEKELSKLELWKNAASCIKKKCYDMSDNIQRYQTIRALINMHIKDLVENSEKNIKDTGIKSVSDVRARTEKLIAFSRDMQKKRLALRAFLSDNLYKNVRVVRMSNKAKRFITELFNVYIEKPEQLPVSDQKKIKKYGLYRVVCDYLAGMTDRFALDEYKKLFDPYERV, encoded by the coding sequence ATGCTGACACGCAAGGACATAGAACAACGGGAAAAGGTAATTCTTGCTCCTTATGCAATGCAGAGCAAGAACACAAAGGGAAGAAAGCACTCTGAAAAAAAGCCGCCGTACAGGTCCTGCTATCAGAGGGACAGAGACAGGATCGTACATTCTATTGCCTTCCGCAAGCTTGAATATAAGACGCAGGTCTTTGTAAACCATGAAGGAGATTATTACAGGACAAGGCTTACGCATACACTGGAAGTGAGCCAGATCGCGCGTTCGATCGCCAGAGAATTGGCCTTGAACGAAGATCTTGTCGAGGCCATTGCCCTTGCGCATGACATCGGCCACCCACCTTTTGGTCACGCGGGAGAAGATACTCTGAGCCTTTTGATGAAAGATAATGGCGGATTTGATCATAATCTCCAGGGACTGCGTGTGGTGGATGAACTGGAGCAGAGGTATCCGGATTTTCCTGGGCTTAACCTGTCATGGGAAGTAAGGGAGGGCATAAATAAACATACTACGCTTTTTGACAGGGCAGAGAGGCTCGCAGAGTTAGAGCCTGAAAAATCAGCGACGCTGGAGACCCAGGTCGTTGATGTCGCTGACGAGATCGCTTATGATAATCACGATATAGACGATGGCATAGCCTCAGGTCTTATAGAAGAGAAGGAGCTCTCCAAGTTAGAATTATGGAAAAACGCCGCCTCTTGCATAAAAAAGAAATGCTACGATATGTCTGATAATATCCAAAGATACCAGACGATCAGGGCTCTTATAAATATGCACATAAAAGACCTGGTGGAAAATTCAGAAAAAAATATTAAGGATACCGGGATCAAAAGTGTGTCTGACGTCAGGGCACGCACTGAGAAACTGATAGCATTCTCCAGGGATATGCAGAAAAAAAGACTGGCGTTGCGCGCGTTTTTAAGCGATAATCTATATAAGAACGTGCGGGTCGTGCGCATGTCTAATAAGGCCAAGCGCTTTATTACAGAGCTGTTTAATGTCTATATTGAAAAACCAGAGCAGCTCCCTGTTTCTGATCAGAAAAAGATAAAAAAGTATGGCCTTTACAGGGTCGTATGTGACTATCTGGCCGGGATGACTGACAGGTTTGCCCTGGACGAGTATAAAAAATTATTCGACCCTTATGAACGAGTCTAA
- a CDS encoding HIT domain-containing protein produces the protein MDKLWAPWRSEFVKAKKKKGCIFCLKSRPDKDDYVVKRSKHSFAILNIYPYNNGHVMVSPYRHVKDIKGLSDAELLDTMKLVKDMQRLLEKKLKPHGFNIGINTGKVGGAGYRGHIHIHIVPRWDGDTNFMPIIANTKVLPQSLKELHKLLK, from the coding sequence ATGGACAAATTATGGGCGCCGTGGAGGAGTGAGTTTGTGAAGGCTAAGAAAAAGAAAGGCTGCATATTTTGTCTGAAGTCCAGGCCGGATAAAGATGATTATGTTGTAAAAAGATCCAAGCACTCATTTGCTATATTAAATATATATCCCTATAATAATGGACATGTAATGGTAAGTCCTTACAGGCACGTAAAAGACATAAAGGGACTGAGTGACGCGGAGCTTCTGGACACGATGAAGCTGGTAAAAGACATGCAGCGTTTGCTTGAAAAGAAGCTAAAACCCCATGGTTTTAATATAGGTATCAATACTGGCAAAGTCGGGGGCGCGGGCTATAGGGGTCATATCCATATTCATATTGTGCCGCGCTGGGATGGCGATACAAACTTCATGCCCATTATCGCAAACACAAAGGTACTGCCGCAGTCACTGAAAGAACTGCACAAATTACTTAAATAA
- a CDS encoding metallophosphoesterase family protein, translated as MRIGVISDTHVPVAADRLPDDLLAALKGCDLILHAGDLIDISILEPLKQIAKVEAVSGNMDHTKTLFSLGDKKILKVAGKKICLMHGYGHPEKLKDIMKEEFLAKKPDIIVFGHSHQPANEYIDGVLFFNPGSPTETVCAPYRSYGIIEIDNGKIEANIHRL; from the coding sequence ATGAGAATAGGCGTTATATCTGACACGCATGTACCTGTTGCAGCTGATAGATTACCGGATGATCTTCTTGCAGCGCTTAAAGGATGCGATCTCATACTTCATGCGGGCGACCTGATAGACATAAGCATACTGGAACCACTCAAACAGATAGCAAAGGTAGAGGCTGTATCTGGAAACATGGACCATACAAAAACGCTCTTTTCTTTAGGGGATAAAAAGATCCTCAAGGTAGCTGGTAAAAAGATATGTCTGATGCATGGTTATGGTCATCCTGAAAAACTCAAGGATATTATGAAAGAGGAGTTTCTTGCGAAAAAGCCTGACATTATAGTCTTTGGCCATTCACACCAACCTGCCAATGAATACATAGACGGTGTTTTATTTTTTAATCCCGGCAGCCCCACAGAAACTGTCTGCGCCCCATATAGATCGTACGGAATTATTGAGATAGACAATGGAAAGATAGAGGCTAACATACATAGACTGTAA